A genomic region of Vitis vinifera cultivar Pinot Noir 40024 chromosome 7, ASM3070453v1 contains the following coding sequences:
- the LOC100246086 gene encoding uncharacterized protein LOC100246086 isoform X1 produces the protein MGGERIPSAEEESSPEETSTFLENDAHQRRRSLVYSQILQSYDDVRIRTNALEKAKSRILSYTPGAWIEMSGGMKFSDYNVPETTSLILVGPKGSGKSSLINKISRVFEDDKFAPERAQVSYNLSVGDGTYFLQEYMIPRGSTSFCLYDTRGLSDVSSDNMQMLKHWITKGVRHGELAIRNSDSPSIRARMKCKARQSGYNSSKTRLVNFVIFVVNGLSVLKSIDSCDDGASQFYIQTIAEMFCCPYLSFRDDMPVVVVTHGDLLSLSDRARVRVHLGEHLGISPGKQIFDIPESCGKATELTIIDMLRYSLEHADRNLPCKGWFLDKGRVVPLMACIFLLIILWLSVASTHIYRVHMRRAHPKVHTDFPPEFHIDWHAIRHLW, from the exons ATGGGCGGAGAGAGAATCCCCTCTGCAGAAGAAGAATCCTCTCCGGAGGAAACATCGACTTTTCTCGA GAATGATGCCCATCAAAGGAGGAGAAGCCTTGTTTATTCTCAAATTTTACAGAGTTACGATGATGTGAGAATTCGTACCAACGCTTTGGAAAAGGCCAAGAGTAGAATCTTGAG CTATACGCCTGGCGCATGGATTGAGATGTCTGGTGGCATGAAATTTAGTGACTACAATGTGCCAGAGACAACATCTCTCATACTGGTTGGCCCAAAAGGATCTGGTAAAAGCAGTcttatcaataaaatttcaaGGGTGTTTGAAGATGACAAATTTGCACCAGAAAGGGCCCAAGTCTCAT ATAATTTATCTGTTGGAGATGGGACTTACTTCCTCCAGGAATATATGATTCCCAGAGGTTCAACTTCTTTCTGTTTATATGATACGCGAGGTTTGTCTGATGTCTCATCTGATAACATGCAAATGCTAAAGCATTGGATTACAAAAGGTGTTCGTCATGGGGAACTGGCTATCAG GAATTCAGATAGTCCAAGCATAAGAGCTAGAATGAAGTGCAAAGCTCGCCAGAGTGGTTACAATTCCAGTAAGACCAGGCTggttaattttgttatatttgttGTTAATGGGCTTTCAGTTCTGAAATCCATAGACAGTTGTGACGATGGTGCATCACAGTTTTATATCCAGACGATAGCTGAAATGTTCTGCTGCCCGTATTTGTCATTTAGAG ATGACATGCCTGTTGTTGTTGTTACACATGGCGATCTGCTCTCACTTTCTGACCGTGCTCGTGTTCGTGTACATTTGGGAGAGCATCTGGGTATTTCCCcaggaaaacaaatttttgacaTCCCAG AAAGTTGTGGTAAAGCGACAGAATTGACAATCATTGACATGTTACGTTATTCTCTTGAGCATGCTGATAGGAATCTTCCTTGCAAGGGTTGGTTTCTGGACAAG GGTCGTGTAGTACCTCTGATGGCATGCATATTTCTATTAATAATCCTGTGGCTTTCTGTTGCCTCAACCCACATTTATCGTGTCCATATGCGTCGTGCCCATCCAAAAGTTCACACTGATTTCCCTCCAGAATTTCACATCGATTGGCATGCAATCCGACACCTGTGGTAG
- the LOC100246086 gene encoding uncharacterized protein LOC100246086 isoform X2 has protein sequence MSGGMKFSDYNVPETTSLILVGPKGSGKSSLINKISRVFEDDKFAPERAQVSYNLSVGDGTYFLQEYMIPRGSTSFCLYDTRGLSDVSSDNMQMLKHWITKGVRHGELAIRNSDSPSIRARMKCKARQSGYNSSKTRLVNFVIFVVNGLSVLKSIDSCDDGASQFYIQTIAEMFCCPYLSFRDDMPVVVVTHGDLLSLSDRARVRVHLGEHLGISPGKQIFDIPESCGKATELTIIDMLRYSLEHADRNLPCKGWFLDKGRVVPLMACIFLLIILWLSVASTHIYRVHMRRAHPKVHTDFPPEFHIDWHAIRHLW, from the exons ATGTCTGGTGGCATGAAATTTAGTGACTACAATGTGCCAGAGACAACATCTCTCATACTGGTTGGCCCAAAAGGATCTGGTAAAAGCAGTcttatcaataaaatttcaaGGGTGTTTGAAGATGACAAATTTGCACCAGAAAGGGCCCAAGTCTCAT ATAATTTATCTGTTGGAGATGGGACTTACTTCCTCCAGGAATATATGATTCCCAGAGGTTCAACTTCTTTCTGTTTATATGATACGCGAGGTTTGTCTGATGTCTCATCTGATAACATGCAAATGCTAAAGCATTGGATTACAAAAGGTGTTCGTCATGGGGAACTGGCTATCAG GAATTCAGATAGTCCAAGCATAAGAGCTAGAATGAAGTGCAAAGCTCGCCAGAGTGGTTACAATTCCAGTAAGACCAGGCTggttaattttgttatatttgttGTTAATGGGCTTTCAGTTCTGAAATCCATAGACAGTTGTGACGATGGTGCATCACAGTTTTATATCCAGACGATAGCTGAAATGTTCTGCTGCCCGTATTTGTCATTTAGAG ATGACATGCCTGTTGTTGTTGTTACACATGGCGATCTGCTCTCACTTTCTGACCGTGCTCGTGTTCGTGTACATTTGGGAGAGCATCTGGGTATTTCCCcaggaaaacaaatttttgacaTCCCAG AAAGTTGTGGTAAAGCGACAGAATTGACAATCATTGACATGTTACGTTATTCTCTTGAGCATGCTGATAGGAATCTTCCTTGCAAGGGTTGGTTTCTGGACAAG GGTCGTGTAGTACCTCTGATGGCATGCATATTTCTATTAATAATCCTGTGGCTTTCTGTTGCCTCAACCCACATTTATCGTGTCCATATGCGTCGTGCCCATCCAAAAGTTCACACTGATTTCCCTCCAGAATTTCACATCGATTGGCATGCAATCCGACACCTGTGGTAG